A window from Malania oleifera isolate guangnan ecotype guangnan chromosome 7, ASM2987363v1, whole genome shotgun sequence encodes these proteins:
- the LOC131160074 gene encoding cell division control protein 2 homolog C encodes MEKYEKLEKVGEGTYGKVYKARDKATGQLVALKKTRLEMDEEGVPPTALREVSLLQMLSHSLYVVRLLSVEHLDNKHGKPLLYLVFEYLDTDLKKFVDSHRKGPNPRPLPPPLIQSFLYQLCKGVAHCHSHGVLHRDLKPQNLLVDKDKGLLKIADLGLGRAFTVPLKSYTHEIVTLWYRAPEVLLGSTHYSTGVDMWSVGCIFAEMTRRQALFPGDSEFQQLLHIFRLLGTPTEKQWPGVSSLRDWHVYPQWEPQNLARAVPSLGPDGVDLLTKMLKYDPADRISAKVAMDHPYFDGLDKSQF; translated from the exons ATGGAGAAATACGAGAAATTAGAGAAGGTAGGGGAAGGGACGTACGGGAAGGTGTACAAGGCGAGGGACAAGGCGACGGGGCAACTGGTGGCGCTGAAGAAGACGCGGCTGGAGATGGACGAGGAGGGCGTCCCTCCCACCGCCCTTCGCGAGGTCTCCCTCCTCCAGATGCTCTCTCACTCCCTCTACGTCGTCCGCCTCCTCTCCGTCGAACACCTCGACAACAAGCACGGCAAGCCCCTTCTCTACTTGGTCTTCGAGTATCTGGACACCGATCTCAAGAAATTTGTGGATTCCCACCGGAAAGGTCCAAACCCTAGGCCCCTCCCGCCTCCCCTGATCCAGAGCTTTCTCTACCAGCTCTGCAAGGGCGTCGCCCACTGTCACAGCCACGGTGTTCTCCACCGCGATCTCAAGCCCCAGAacctcctcgtcgacaaggacaagGGCCTCCTCAAGATAGCCGATCTTGGCCTTGGCAGAGCCTTTACCGTCCCTCTCAAGAGCTACACTCACGAGATTGTCACGCTCTGGTACAGAGCTCCTGAAGTCTTGTTGGGATCCACCCATTACTCCACTGGCGTAGATATGTGGTCTGTCGGATGTATTTTTG CTGAAATGACTAGGAGGCAAGCTCTATTTCCTGGGGATTCTGAGTTTCAACAACTGCTGCATATATTCAG GTTGTTGGGGACGCCCACTGAGAAACAGTGGCCTGGTGTTAGTTCTCTGCGGGACTGGCATGTTTATCCACAGTGGGAACCTCAAAACTTGGCGCGTGCTGTTCCATCACTGGGACCTGATGGCGTTGACCTTCTAACG AAGATGCTTAAATATGACCCAGCTGATAGAATCTCAGCAAAAGTTGCAATGGATCATCCCTACTTTGACGGCCTTGACAAGTCTCAATTCTGA
- the LOC131159922 gene encoding 2,3-bisphosphoglycerate-independent phosphoglycerate mutase has product MGSSGGFSWKLEDHPKLPKGKILGLVVLDGWGESKPDEFNCIHVAETPTMDCLKEGAPEKWRLVRAHGKAVGLPTEDDMGNSEVGHNALGAGRIYAQGAKLVDIALASGKIYEGEGFKYIKECFEAGTLHLIGLLSDGGVHSRLDQLLLLLKGASEQGAKKIRVHILTDGRDVVDGTSVGFVETLENDLSKLREKGVDAQIASGGGRMYVTMDRYENDWEVVKRGWDAQVLGEAPHKFRCAVEAVKKLREAPKANDQYLPPFVIVDENGKAVGPILDGDAVVTINFRADRMVMIAKALEYEDFDKFDRVRVPKIRYAGMLQYDGELKLPSHYLVSPPEIERTSGEYLVHNGVRTFACSETVKFGHVTFFWNGNRSGCFNEEMEEYVEIPSDSGITFNVKPKMKALEIAERARDAILSRKFEQVRVNIPNSDMVGHTGDINATIVGCKAADDAVKMILDAIEQVGGIYLVTADHGNAEDMAKRDKAGKPMVDKNGNFQILTSHTLKPVPIAIGGPGLHPAVRFRKDVPDGGLANVAATVMNLHGYLAPDDYEPTLIEVADN; this is encoded by the exons GGTGCTCCTGAGAAATGGAGGCTGGTTAGGGCTCATGGCAAAGCAGTTGGTCTTCCAACCGAGGATGACATGGGCAATAGTGAAGTTGGTCATAATGCACTTGGAGCTGGACGCATTTATGCTCAAGG TGCAAAGCTTGTTGACATTGCCCTTGCCTCTGGAAAAATCTATGAGGGAGAAGGTTTCAAGTACATCAAGGAATGTTTTGAAGCTGGCACATTGCATCTCATTGGGTTGTTAAGTGATGGTGGTGTCCATTCCCGCCTTGATCAGTTGCTG TTATTGTTGAAAGGAGCAAGCGAGCAAGGTGCTAAAAAAATCCGTGTTCATATTCTTACTGATGGGCGTGATGTAGTAGATGGTACAAGTGTGGGCTTTGTAGAAACTCTTGAGAATGATCTCTCCAAGTTACGTGAGAAAGGTGTGGATGCACAAATTGCGTCTGGTGGAGGTCGCATGTATGTGACGATGGATCGTTATGAG AATGACTGGGAGGTTGTGAAACGTGGTTGGGATGCCCAAGTTCTTGGTGAAGCCCCACACAAGTTCAGGTGTGCAGTAGAAGCTGTCAAGAAACTGAGGGAGGCTCCCAAAGCTAATGACCAATACTTACCTccatttgtcattgttgatgagaATGGAAAGGCTGTGGGTCCAATTTTGGATGGGGATGCTGTTGTTACAATCAACTTCCGAGCAGATCGTATGGTTATGATTGCTAAGGCACTTGAATATGAGGACTTCGATAAATTTGATCGAGTTCGAGTCCCTAAAATTCGCTATGCTGGAATGCTTCAGTATGATGGTGAGTTGAAGCTTCCAAGTCATTACCTAGTTTCTCCTCCAGAGATAGAGAGAACATCTGGCGAATATCTAGTGCACAACGGTGTCCGAACTTTTGCTTGCAG tgAGACTGTCAAATTTGGCCATGTAACTTTCTTCTGGAATGGAAATCGTTCTGGGTGTTTTAACGAAGAGATGGAGGAATATGTTGAAATTCCGAGTGATAGTGGTATTACCTTCAATGTCAAACCAAAGATGAAGGCATTGGAAATTGCTGAAAGGGCAAGAGATGCTATCCTTAGCCGCAAATTTGAGCAG GTGCGCGTTAATATACCAAATAGTGACATGGTTGGGCATACTGGTGATATTAATGCCACAATTGTAGGTTGCAAAGCAGCTGATGATGCTGTCAAG ATGATCCTTGATGCAATTGAGCAAGTGGGTGGAATATATCTTGTTACTGCAGATCATGGAAATGCTGAGGACATGGCGAAGAGAGACAAAGCTGGGAAGCCAATGGTTGACAAAAATGGGAATTTCCAAATTCTTACTTCTCACACACTTAAACCA GTGCCGATTGCAATCGGAGGTCCGGGGCTACATCCTGCTGTCAGATTCCGCAAGGATGTTCCTGATGGTGGGCTTGCCAACGTTGCTGCAACTGTGATGAATCTCCATGGATATCTGGCCCCTGATGACTACGAACCAACCCTCATTGAAGTTGCAGATAACTAG